The Triticum dicoccoides isolate Atlit2015 ecotype Zavitan chromosome 6A, WEW_v2.0, whole genome shotgun sequence genome has a window encoding:
- the LOC119315571 gene encoding uncharacterized protein LOC119315571, with the protein MAMAMLTKAAHVLRRLPAMSAARSWPAHNTCRRFLTTNKVHGLFINYIDHCRPHLFARPSSDSMIDPMLDFLPDDNDRRWWWSILDHSNGLLLCNMGPGELCVLNPATRRWTILPWPRQAPVALDPAVPGEPPSLDRSSVDEDNDMRHLMELESPRTSWALMRILRVPPRQDLCAGVYLAFDPAVSPHYELLTIPAIPGAPNKLAFRAAKGRSSDDNDKSRLMESEWPPTIWRLNMYSSRTGQWEERDFVRQGEPAGTVGDMLKDRAELSWGPRQHYAVYYQGALYVHCRGSFVLRLSLSNGIYQVIRTPSYGEGKIFGKPYLGRSEKGVYFGIIEKSQLRVWILSELSEQRMEWILKYEHDLAQYALHLGKFERKMDAPWMVHDVSDTHHEAAHVGAKTSGKVRFDWDSDNDDFFTVKFDPNEYPNFFDILGFHPCKEVVFLNQMFSVVAYHLKNSKVQYLGNSRPESYYVNHTNGIYESFVYSPCMVGDLNEGHNKQSTS; encoded by the exons ATGGCCATGGCCATGTTGACGAAAGCCGCCCACGTCCTCCGCCGCCTGCCTGCGATGAGCGCGGCCCGGTCGTGGCCGGCGCACAATACATGCCGCCGGTTTCTCACTACCAACAAGGTGCACGGCCTCTTCATCAACTACATcgaccactgccggccgcacctctTCGCCCGCCCCTCCTCCGACTCCATGATCGACCCCATGCTTGACTTCCTGCCCGACGACAACGACCGGCGCTGGTGGTGGTCGATCCTGGACCACAGCAACGGCCTCCTCCTCTGCAACATGGGACCGGGCGAGCTCTGCGTGCTTAACCCGGCGACGAGGCGGTGGACAATTCTACCCTGGCCCCGTCAGGCACCCGTTGCGCTTGATCCTGCAGTGCCCGGGGAGCCACCGTCGCTAGACCGGTCATCTGTGGATGAGGATAATGACATGCGCCACTTGATGGAACTGGAATCGCCACGGACTTCATGGGCGTTGATGAGGATCTTAAGGGTACCGCCCCGGCAAGATCTTTGTGCCGGCGTGTACCTTGCATTTGATCCTGCTGTGTCGCCGCACTATGAGCTGTTGACGATCCCTGCCATACCTGGCGCGCCTAACAAGCTTGCATTCAGAGCAGCCAAAGGAAGAAGCAGCGATGATAATGATAAGAGCCGCTTAATGGAATCGGAATGGCCACCGACTATTTGGAGGTTAAACATGTATTCATCAAGGACTGGTCAGTGGGAAGAGAGGGATTTCGTCCGCCAGGGAGAGCCGGCAGGAACAGTTGGAGACATGCTGAAAGATCGAGCTGAGCTATCTTGGGGGCCACGCCAACACTATGCAGTGTATTATCAAGGAGCACTTTATGTGCACTGTCGAGGTTCCTTTGTTTTGAG GCTTTCATTGTCAAACGGTATATATCAAGTGATTAGAACACCATCATATGGTGAGGGCAAGATATTTGGAAAACCGTATCTAGGGAGATCAGAGAAAGGTGTGTACTTTGGAATAATTGAAAAGTCCCAACTACGGGTTTGGATCTTGAGTGAATTAAGTGAACAACGGATGGAGTGGATCTTAAAGTATGAACATGACCTTGCCCAGTATGCCCTACATCTAGGAAAATTTGAGCGCAAAATGGATGCACCTTGGATGGTACATGATGTGTCTGACACTCATCACGAGGCTGCTCATGTTGGTGCTAAAACTTCGGGGAAAGTGAGATTTGACTGGGATTCTGACAATGATGACTTTTTTACAGTTAAATTTGATCCCAATGAATACCCCAATTTCTTTGATATTCTTGGATTCCATCCTTGCAAGGAAGTTGTCTTTCTGAATCAAATGTTTAGCGTAGTGGCCTATCATTTGAAAAACTCAAAGGTTCAATATCTTGGCAACTCACGCCCAGAAAGTTACTACGTTAACCATACAAACGGAATATATGAGTCGTTTGTGTATAGTCCATGTATGGTTGGTGATCTTAATGAAGGACATAATAAGCAGAGCACATCTTAA